From Humibacter ginsenosidimutans, a single genomic window includes:
- a CDS encoding sulfurtransferase has product MSERSDVLITADDLADLIDAGRRNDRAVVILDVRWRLDRPDGRLDHAAGHIPGAVYVDLDRQLAEVGDPKEGRHPVPAVERLQRDARSWGLDDGSEVVVYDDLANMSAARAWWLLRHAGLDSVRMLDGGLRAWTQSGRALESGETTPRPGTVVLRYGRLPVVTMDEAAEVAADGVLLDARAPERYRGETEPIDPRAGHVPGAVNAPTTGNVDDTGRFLSAEALRDRFAALGVRGDIPVAGYCGSGVTGAHTVAALMIAGYEAALYPGSWSQWSNHPDRPVATGEEHRILHGE; this is encoded by the coding sequence ATGTCCGAACGCTCCGATGTCCTCATCACCGCCGACGACCTCGCCGACCTGATCGACGCGGGCCGACGGAATGACAGAGCGGTGGTCATCCTCGATGTTCGGTGGCGCCTCGATCGCCCCGACGGGCGTCTCGACCACGCGGCAGGGCACATTCCCGGTGCGGTATACGTCGACCTCGACCGACAGCTGGCCGAGGTCGGTGATCCGAAGGAGGGCAGGCATCCGGTGCCGGCCGTCGAGCGGTTGCAGCGGGATGCTCGCAGCTGGGGTCTCGACGACGGCTCCGAGGTCGTCGTCTATGACGACCTCGCCAACATGTCGGCCGCGCGCGCCTGGTGGCTGCTGAGGCACGCGGGACTCGACTCGGTGCGGATGCTCGACGGCGGGCTGCGCGCATGGACGCAGTCCGGGCGGGCGCTCGAGTCCGGCGAGACGACGCCGCGACCCGGCACCGTCGTGCTCCGGTACGGCCGGCTGCCGGTCGTCACGATGGACGAAGCGGCGGAGGTCGCGGCCGACGGAGTCCTTCTCGACGCCCGTGCCCCTGAGCGCTACCGAGGAGAGACGGAGCCGATCGACCCGCGGGCCGGCCACGTTCCCGGGGCCGTCAACGCGCCCACCACGGGCAACGTCGATGACACGGGCCGCTTCCTCTCCGCTGAGGCACTCCGGGACCGGTTCGCCGCACTCGGCGTGCGCGGAGACATCCCCGTCGCCGGCTACTGCGGCTCGGGCGTCACAGGCGCGCACACGGTGGCCGCCCTCATGATCGCCGGATACGAGGCCGCACTCTATCCCGGTTCGTGGAGCCAGTGGTCGAACCACCCCGATCGCCCGGTGGCCACCGGAGAGGAGCATCGCATACTCCACGGGGAGTAG
- a CDS encoding ATP-binding cassette domain-containing protein, producing the protein MSAPAYRDPIVLDDLSAEYPPHGPSSGCVALRGVSLRVRSGEVLGVLGESGSGKSTLARILSGRGTVDGGVAPRITGGDALVMGHSARRLKARERQSLTFHVGYLRQDAGARLDRAHTVADLVAAPIYERDKRFSRREAGMRVASMLDSVRLPLGVLDKYPYELSGGQRQRVAIAQALVLGPQVLIADEPTAGIDVTVRDSVVDLLAALHGEHDFAAVIVSHDARVLRHAAATVAVLKAGSLVGYGTMQDVFTAPTHSYVAELAEALRLSE; encoded by the coding sequence ATGAGCGCGCCGGCATACCGCGACCCGATCGTTCTCGACGATCTCTCCGCGGAGTACCCGCCGCACGGTCCCTCTTCCGGATGCGTCGCGCTGCGCGGCGTGAGCCTGCGCGTGCGGTCGGGCGAGGTGCTCGGCGTGCTCGGAGAGAGCGGCTCGGGCAAGAGCACGCTGGCCCGCATCCTCTCCGGTCGTGGCACTGTCGACGGCGGTGTCGCGCCGCGCATCACCGGCGGCGACGCGCTCGTGATGGGACACTCGGCACGCAGGTTGAAGGCGCGCGAGCGGCAGAGTCTCACCTTTCACGTCGGATACCTACGACAGGATGCCGGCGCCCGTCTCGATCGCGCGCACACCGTCGCCGACCTGGTCGCCGCCCCCATCTACGAACGCGACAAGCGGTTCAGTCGACGCGAGGCCGGCATGCGTGTCGCGTCGATGCTCGACTCGGTGCGGCTGCCGCTCGGCGTGCTCGACAAGTATCCCTACGAGCTCAGCGGGGGACAGAGGCAGCGTGTGGCGATCGCGCAGGCGCTCGTGCTCGGGCCGCAGGTGCTGATCGCCGACGAGCCGACGGCCGGCATCGACGTGACCGTGCGAGACTCCGTCGTCGACCTGCTCGCGGCGCTGCACGGCGAGCACGATTTCGCCGCCGTGATCGTCAGCCACGACGCCCGCGTGCTGCGTCACGCGGCAGCCACGGTGGCCGTGCTGAAGGCCGGTTCGCTCGTCGGCTACGGCACCATGCAGGACGTCTTCACGGCGCCGACGCACTCCTACGTGGCCGAGCTGGCCGAGGCTCTGCGGCTGAGCGAATGA